A single region of the Diadema setosum chromosome 14, eeDiaSeto1, whole genome shotgun sequence genome encodes:
- the LOC140237392 gene encoding apoptosis-enhancing nuclease-like, protein MDEEVDMPTVSKEVDKGERSAGGTKRSAPCEFSEGQIKLTPTILGHKSPRRSQKRKMPRRILRLLESSKRLHFQSVSLSKKRQMCITQVMPTIRHPVRNRELPANGIASRCDIEGELTKQSNAPKGDKLSEHPDVNSVAHRVFFEGSVSAKADEGGSHQTDVREDASGPSQVKSSAERQIVAIDCEMVGVGPKGRVSALARCSVVDYHGKTIYDQYVKPDVPVTDYRTRWSGIRPSNMREALSFAESRDQVKNILKDKIIVGHAIINDLRVLNLHHPPENIRDTSRCRALVELLDKMGVSTQSTGLKALAKHLLHMEIQKGEHSSVEDAKATMKLYRLVEQTWEEERASNFPDQAFRTSFLDDHFWPDDLF, encoded by the exons ATGGATGAAGAG GTTGACATGCCCACTGTAAGTAAGGAAGTGGACAAGGGGGAGAGATCAGCTGGTGGGACTAAAAGGAGTGCACCATGTGAGTTCTCTGAGGGGCAGATCAAATTGACGCCGACAATATTGGGTCACAAGTCACCACGCCGTTCACAGAAGAGGAAGATGCCCAGGAGGATCTTACGGCTCCTGGAGAGCAGTAAGAGACTTCACTTTCAGAGCGTGAGTCTCAGCAAAAAGCGTCAGATGTGTATCACGCAGGTAATGCCGACAATACGGCACCCAGTGAGGAATAGAGAACTACCAGCAAATGGTATAGCATCTCGGTGTGATATTGAAGGAGAACTAACCAAACAAAGTAATGCTCCTAAGGGTGACAAGCTTTCTGAACATCCAGATGTCAACAGTGTGGCACACAGAGTATTCTTTGAAGGGTCGGTGAGTGCCAAGGCTGATGAGGGTGGCTCTCATCAAACCGATGTTCGAGAAGATGCGAGTGGACCATCGCAAGTGAAAAGTAGTGCAGAGCGACAAATTGTTGCCATTGACTGTGAGATGGTCGGGGTTGGACCTAAAGGGCGAGTGAGTGCTCTGGCTAGGTGCAGTGTTGTTGACTATCATGGCAAAACGATCTATGATCAGTATGTCAAACCCGATGTGCCAGTCACCGATTACAGGACCAGGTGGAGTGGCATTAGGCCCAGCAATATGCGAGAGGCGCTGTCGTTTGCAGAGTCCAGGGACCAGGTGAAAAACATTCTCAAGGATAAGATCATCGTCGGCCATGCTATCATCAATGATCTCCGCGTGCTGAACCTGCATCATCCACCAGAGAACATCAGGGATACGAGTAGATGCCGTGCTCTGGTAGAGCTCCTTGACAAGATGGGTGTTTCAACTCAGTCTACTGGTCTGAAAGCACTGGCAAAGCATCTGCTGCATATGGAGATACAAAAAGGGGAGCACTCCTCAGTGGAGGATGCAAAAGCCACCATGAAACTATATCGACTCGTAGAACAGACATGGGAGGAAGAGAGGGCATCAAACTTTCCAGATCAGGCTTTCAGGACTTCCTTCCTAGATGATCATTTCTGGCCAGATGATTTGTTTTAA